The DNA region gattcatcaaactttcgtatcactccaattccagcgtaagaataaacgtgtgttgataaatgtggcggctggaaacaagcgtgatttaaatatcacggcCCTAttttatgctcgttttaatggcctcgcccctagaatttacgacatgaaggtgcattatacgtccaaaagagatcattagtgatctcgagccacagtgacgtccagctgaaccttgttcattttgacagctagaagctgttatcaaggaaggcgggaaactagagcgatttaagcgcaacagactctattttcgcagagagaacgcatcatactataaatacattaattacaaaaccgtacgacactgaaatttgccctttgaaaataatttaaaatatatatgcctaggcctaattcatgaatgttgcgtttgccaaagagaaagtaatcatcgcctATTCTAAgacatgaaatgtgtcaatataatatgctacagtacagcaaataggctgcacatgtacaggaaaggtgttatgtccgagatagtccattattcaactttctaatgcaccgccgatttactgctacgcgatgctatgccgcctgaaaaacttgcgtacatGAGTTGAGACTAGACTAGATTTCAGCGTAGCCACccatcacgttcacattgataaatgccatactttgcgtggaaacaagcgtacgcctgttttacgcctgtttttggtcgtacgctcgtttgataaatgagggccaatgtgttttacaaaataaaaagcaTGCTAAAATGGCTCTTAATTTTTGAAGACCAAAAGGACAGAAATGtcataacattattttgtgtcgtttagtcgCGTTATTATTTTGCGGtgtttctgtttcctgcgtctcacttcttgggcgcatcaggttgcacagtctgattatcataccagaggaacagcgtttctcgcgtgggcctgttggtcatatccggtgcttctgtcactcatctgatcatatttgatcatgtagcaaaggagcggtagatgtaggcctatagcctattgtTCTAATAGCAGCtaagaaaatataggctacgttcagtccgttaAAAAGGCAACTCTCTCAGTTAAACTTTACACTAGGCTACTTATGtcacctccgcatgtagatctaattcagatgaacATGTTAACgggcaactgcagatttgattagtgtgtaagcttctgtccagctgatgctggcgctgcTATCTGtactagcctacaataataaatCGATAATAAacgatcagcaacgaagttctaatcataagacacatttttaatgcaaCCTTGGgttagtaggctatctaatgttgtgtgggaattgcaagaaaactattgaaaacaattccttaccaaccacacaagtgcgcgtgtcgtttatttaaacggtaggaaaactgaatcaaagacggcgctgttcatcaacaaaatcagcatcgAGTTAAAACGTGATTTAAAGTACCACACATTTAAAGGTGCAGCGATCACTCAAggcatacagtaggcctgtaccacaactgagtgatgaacgtgaaatgcttgtcataggctacaaaacactatcctgacgagccagacccacatcaagatgtagggtctgggaactcaccgtagtcagggctcaatcggaggggtgggataaacagttgtctttcaaattccatctccgcaataggataacgctaaacgaatcatcttcttgttttcaaatagcaggctgcgtaaccttccctctccacgcaataggataacgctaaacgaatcatctgcctgttttcaaatagcaggatgcgttaccgtcgcaacttctggttgcatgtcagtcaccattatgttaagcccgcccaccgactttatacacactgtgattggatcgcttgattttccagctctcagctccaaagctctatggatcgtgcctagactgccccgccagccaaattacatttcctgccgctaggggcgtctagatttctaggctaacaaaacacagcattaggatgacaactgtgtgtaaccagactaaccacgcttaggctacctagttaatggtgaaatagcatccacatttaaaGCATTCAATAGCCTAAGGAAAACTTGATCGGTCcgttaaattgttctcagaaaaggaacagcaggtctacagaatattccaaatagtctaGTTTCCTCTCATggtgacaggaggaggagaccaaactctgtgtgACATACCTGATTCCACAGTCAATGTTTAGTGCTATAATTTAGCCTGTAATATTTGGATTTTattaatccatgaaaattaaccagaaTGTATAATTTCCTATTCAGaatggacataggacctcatttccaggttagccagtgtgatatttatcagtggagaccttTATCTGCatatttcatccagtccttccAGTTTCAGAGTTTGCTGGTACTAGGTtagcgcaagtcaacggtatTTGCCAGcatgccactaaaaacagtcttacccagtctatggaaGAACAACCCCTttaaatagaattgcattaataaaaagatactaaaatccaattttcattgactaaaacaagactaaatgTCATTAGTTTTCatcaactaaaactagacgaaaataagactaaaatactcatacttttagtcgactaaaacttgactagactaaaagtatgaacgtgactaaaactgataacTAAAATGatagcttgacacaaagactagactaaaaccaaaacaggccgccaaaaacaacactatttCCAAGCTCTTAGCCAAACAGTCATTGTCTACACAGAATACATTGGTAAGAATACATACCATGATGTCATCTATTGCATAATTTCTCTGAAGGCAAATATTCTGTGTAGAAGGACAAGTCACTAAAACTATGTCAAGTCCATAACTGAAGTTTATTTTTGAGGCTCTAATGACGTAAGAAAACACTCACAAAATCTGATGTATTAACTAAACAAAAGCAGACCAGATAAATAACCATATAAAATCTAATATTTCATGCATTGCACATGTAAAGCAGACCTATGTATTGCATGCACttagagggggggtggggaggattTGCATAACTACAGTTCTGTTATAAACTTATTTCAGATTAAGGAAAGTCAGAAGCAATCACCAAGGTCTGACACCATGACACATAATCAGGACCCAGATGATGAACCCCCACCTCCCTATAATGAAGACACCTTTGCCTTGCAGATGATGTGTACAGAAGTCTTGGTGGGTttttacaaatgtattattattattattattattgttattattattataattataattattatgatGTATAAACTCCGTTGAAAAAACGATGTATGAAAACAGAGTATATCTCAATGTGAACAGGAGGATTCAGAGGAAAAACTAGACAGTTCCACAATGTCAGATGTTTCCAAGCTCTTAGCCAAACAGTCATTGTCTACACAGAATTCATTGGTAAGAATTACATACCATGATGTCATCTATAGCATAATTTCTCTGAAGGCAAATATTCTGTGTAGAAGGACAAGTCACTAAAACTATGTCCACTATGTCCATAACTGAAGTTTATTTTTGAGGCTCTAATGACGTAACAAGACGGTCAGCAATTAGCCATTCACTACTCACTATTCTACACACCATCACTCTGACTGCACTGACGGCTGGTTGAAAAATAGTCTTGTTGCTACAGTAGGTGAACTCAGAAATGTTCAGGCCAATGCAACATCCTGACGTTCTCTATATTTTCCTGCAATTATTCAAATTGAATTTCCTTGCAAGTTAAGAATGATGATGGTACATTGAGTTATTTTAACAGGGTATGTAGTCACAATTGGAACAGGCTGGATGAAAAAAGTACTTGATATTGGTGGTCTCTTTCCAGGACAGTGACGCGGATACAGTCATTTTTGAATTGCCCAGTTCTTCTGCAGCATCAGAAGCCCAAGAAGTTCCAAAGCTAGAGAGGACTGAGAGTGTATTTGTaagtgtcagtctctctctccctcgtcatctctctcccgctctttgGTGATTTCATAactgtattgttatttgtaTCTTGTTACATGGTTATACGCATTTAAACAGCATAGACATGGCATATGAAGTACACAACATTATGACTCTAGGTCTTTAACAGGTGATGCCACACGTGTTTCATAGTACATTTTCTGTAGGCTTGTTTTATTTGGATGCTTAGGACTTAAATTGAACCCTACATATATCAACTTTTATTATGGTTTTAGACTGATGCCAGTTTTCTATTTACAGCTTACTAAAAAATCATTACACATCGGTTCAGCTTCAGATGACAGCTTCTCGGATATAGTTAGCAGCATTGAAAACAGCGATGATGACTTTGTGCCGGATTCAGAGAGCTGTTCAGAAGAATCTGAAGAGAGCCTTCCATGTGGAAAAAGGAGACGTCTGTCACAGACCAGTCTCTCATCTCCCAATGTGACCTTAGACAGCAGTGATGATAATTCATCTTCCATGAATGCAGCCCAACAGTCTTCCTCTCCTGAAGATAAGGAGACATCAACTCAGCCAGTCGAGGATGTCAACAGTGATATTTCGGTAATGAAATTGAAGAAGACTGCATATGGCCAAAGAGTGTACAACAAAAAGCAGTATTGCTTTTACTGCTGCAAACCATTCAGCAAGATGGCAAGGCACTTGGCCCAAATACATAAGGATGAGGTGGAGGTTGCAAAAGCACTTTCTTTTACGAAGGGGTCTAAAGAAAGAAGGGTTCATCTAGATCTTTTGCGTAACAAAGGGAATCGTGCACACAACGTAAACGTTCTGAAAGCAGGCAAAGGTGTATTGGTGCCACGTCAACAAGCAACTGCCAAGCAGGTAGACGTGAATGACTATGTGCACTGTTTACACTGCCAAGGGCTGTTCAGACGAAAGGCTCTTTGGAGGCATATGGCAAGGTGTAATTTGGCGAAGAAGTGCCAGCTCACAAAACCAGGCAGATCTAGAGTTCAAGCACTCTGCGCATATGCACAGCCTGTCCCTGAAGGGGTAAGTAAGAAGTTATGGAAGCTCATAAGTGACATGAAGCAAGACAAAGTAACACAGGCAGTTAAAAGTGATGTATGTATCATCAGATTTGGAGAACATTTGTGTAACAAAATGGGCAATGACAAAACTAAGCACGAATACATAAGAACTAAAATGCGTGAGGCTGGAAGGCTGTTGGTGTGTGCCAAGAAAAGGGGAACGCTAAATGCAATCAAAGACTTTTTCATACCTTCAAACTTCTACAATGCCATTCAGGCTGTTAAAGACACAGCAGGATTCAAAGATGAAGAAGAGGTCTTCACAGTCCCCTCTTTGGCTTTGAAACTGGGCCACACCCTCAAGAGAATGGCGGATATTGCTGAATGTGAGGCAATGATGGCAGGAGAGGAAAGCAGCATACAGAATGTGAAGCGCTTCAAAGACATGTACACCACTAaatggaatgagtgtgtgtcagcatcAGCCTTGAAAACCCTGAGAGAAGCAAAGTGGAACTCTCCAGAACTTCTTCCTTTCACAGAAGATGTCAAAAAAATGCATATGCACCTCAACAAGAAAACTAAACAGTATCAGGAAAAAATCAAAGCGGAGAAAAACCAGAAGAATTGGTCACAGCTAGCCCAAGCGACTTTGTGTGAGGTAATCCTATTTAATCGCCGAAGACCTGGAGAAGTCTCAAAAATGAAATTGAACACATTCCTTCTCAGAAACACTTCAGTCTTGCATTCTGACGTTGCTGATGCCTTATCTGAAGTTGAGAAGAAGCTCTGTCAGCATTTCCAACGCATTGAAATCAGAGGTA from Sardina pilchardus chromosome 1, fSarPil1.1, whole genome shotgun sequence includes:
- the LOC134080358 gene encoding uncharacterized protein LOC134080358 isoform X1 codes for the protein MCCLQSLICLYIFHSPKKVAKERFKRRMEKLRRHHDECTRKHSPKTKESPKQSPRSDTMTHHQDPDDEPPPPYNEDTFALQMMCTEVSIKESQKQSPRSDTMTHNQDPDDEPPPPYNEDTFALQMMCTEVLDSDADTVIFELPSSSAASEAQEVPKLERTESVFLTKKSLHIGSASDDSFSDIVSSIENSDDDFVPDSESCSEESEESLPCGKRRRLSQTSLSSPNVTLDSSDDNSSSMNAAQQSSSPEDKETSTQPVEDVNSDISVMKLKKTAYGQRVYNKKQYCFYCCKPFSKMARHLAQIHKDEVEVAKALSFTKGSKERRVHLDLLRNKGNRAHNVNVLKAGKGVLVPRQQATAKQVDVNDYVHCLHCQGLFRRKALWRHMARCNLAKKCQLTKPGRSRVQALCAYAQPVPEGVSKKLWKLISDMKQDKVTQAVKSDVCIIRFGEHLCNKMGNDKTKHEYIRTKMREAGRLLVCAKKRGTLNAIKDFFIPSNFYNAIQAVKDTAGFKDEEEVFTVPSLALKLGHTLKRMADIAECEAMMAGEESSIQNVKRFKDMYTTKWNECVSASALKTLREAKWNSPELLPFTEDVKKMHMHLNKKTKQYQEKIKAEKNQKNWSQLAQATLCEVILFNRRRPGEVSKMKLNTFLLRNTSVLHSDVADALSEVEKKLCQHFQRIEIRGKRDRKVPILLTPGMLDSMDLLAKSRQTCGVLDENPFFFSTPMTEKSYYHGTSCIRKVARECGAKYPKALSCTKLRKHVATVSKVLNLKDTEMDQLADFMGHDIRVHRQFYRLPEGTLQLAKISKVLLALEQGRVAEFKGKNIEEINIEPYEKLNLVSNMSESEDEESDSEMLQPKNTRRPQRPSTSTDECLVDSESAMPQPKKRRLSPSTSTSTEELPISGRSTKGRRKKGGKMPSKSGGSKSSKREWTEEVKAVKDRCLSTSISSTSTGVSKPPKRKWTEEEVKAVENKLMDCITSGRVPGKLQCEDCIRSAPSVLKHRTWEAVKFYIKNRITAYQRECGKRK
- the LOC134080358 gene encoding uncharacterized protein LOC134080358 isoform X2, with protein sequence MSDVSKLLAKQSLSTQNSLDSDADTVIFELPSSSAASEAQEVPKLERTESVFLTKKSLHIGSASDDSFSDIVSSIENSDDDFVPDSESCSEESEESLPCGKRRRLSQTSLSSPNVTLDSSDDNSSSMNAAQQSSSPEDKETSTQPVEDVNSDISVMKLKKTAYGQRVYNKKQYCFYCCKPFSKMARHLAQIHKDEVEVAKALSFTKGSKERRVHLDLLRNKGNRAHNVNVLKAGKGVLVPRQQATAKQVDVNDYVHCLHCQGLFRRKALWRHMARCNLAKKCQLTKPGRSRVQALCAYAQPVPEGVSKKLWKLISDMKQDKVTQAVKSDVCIIRFGEHLCNKMGNDKTKHEYIRTKMREAGRLLVCAKKRGTLNAIKDFFIPSNFYNAIQAVKDTAGFKDEEEVFTVPSLALKLGHTLKRMADIAECEAMMAGEESSIQNVKRFKDMYTTKWNECVSASALKTLREAKWNSPELLPFTEDVKKMHMHLNKKTKQYQEKIKAEKNQKNWSQLAQATLCEVILFNRRRPGEVSKMKLNTFLLRNTSVLHSDVADALSEVEKKLCQHFQRIEIRGKRDRKVPILLTPGMLDSMDLLAKSRQTCGVLDENPFFFSTPMTEKSYYHGTSCIRKVARECGAKYPKALSCTKLRKHVATVSKVLNLKDTEMDQLADFMGHDIRVHRQFYRLPEGTLQLAKISKVLLALEQGRVAEFKGKNIEEINIEPYEKLNLVSNMSESEDEESDSEMLQPKNTRRPQRPSTSTDECLVDSESAMPQPKKRRLSPSTSTSTEELPISGRSTKGRRKKGGKMPSKSGGSKSSKREWTEEVKAVKDRCLSTSISSTSTGVSKPPKRKWTEEEVKAVENKLMDCITSGRVPGKLQCEDCIRSAPSVLKHRTWEAVKFYIKNRITAYQRECGKRK